The DNA segment AATCGAAGAACTAAAACTAACCAATAAACAAACTTCTCAATCTTCCCTTAGGAAgacaagaaaataataaaatcagATTTTGGGTTTCTATCCATTCATGTCCTCTATATCAAAAAAGTGTTATAAAGGGAGAAGCAATAAAAGTTGAATTGTCAATGTGTAGGAAAATTTTAGCATCTTTATGACACTGCAAGTTAGAATGTAGAAATATTTTCCAAAGAAAAAAAGACAAGTCATGTAACCATGCAAAGAATTGAGACTATAATTACCTTTCTGATATGTTGATGAGCTCCAGTTCTAGGACCTGCTTGCCTCAACTTTTCAATATAGTTATAGTTACCTTCCAAACACTCTTCATGCATGATCATTAATTTTTCTGCAACCTACATACAGTCGTAGAAAAAGCAGAATTGCATAAGATGGAAATGAATCCCTGAAGAAGCTAGCTGCATTTGATCACCAGTATATTTATAAAAGTCACCCTTACCTTACATGTGAAAGTCACAAACAAACTTCATGCCAAGTAACAAAAACAGTTTAGAAGGCAAATAGTTAAAAACTTCAgaagtttataaaaaaaaaaaagcatattaTTGAGTGTTTAAGCCAAAAACATAAATATGAAAAAAACCAGCCAGAAttacttggactggtatattgtaAGAATATCGCAccaccaacagatcaaatggtgAAGGTGCTACTTTTCTTCAGAATACATTTAATTTATAACAAGTTAGTAACAACTATTCAAAGCTCTAATGTAAAGAAGGCATACCTCTTCAACGCTGCCATCCTCAATCATGGTATTGAGAGAAAGCATGCCTTCATCCAGGATATTTTCTAAATCATCAATATATAAAGGCTCTGGCAGAGGAAGTAAAAAAGTTACATAAGAAACAGGAGAAGGAACAAGAAACGATTAAAAGCCCAAATCATCAtgaaaaaatacaaaaattaagatTAACAGATTCAATGTGGTTTTTCTGAAATCCAAGTAAAATAAACCAACCAAAATAAgatttgtagtttttttttttttcctctaaatTTTATGTATGTAGTTAAAAACTTCAATTAAAGAATGTAAAAACCCAGCACCATGAATTAAAGCTATGGTAATTAGCTAATTCTAGTAATAAAATTCGACCAATCACCAAATAAATCCACATGTCATTGAGGTAAACAAGAACAAAATTCTTCCAGTTTCTCAGACTAAACAGAAATCCAGGAAGCAGGGCCGGGGGGTGGGGCGTAAACTACTCTTCCTACTGAAATTAAGGATCAAAGTGATTAATGAACAagcatatattaaaaaaatattttcatcccCCAAAACTGAAAAAACACAAACTTCTGATGTTGGTGCAAACCCAGTTACCCTTGGATTGAGTGAACCAGGAGAAGATATCGGAACCAAGCTGGTCAGCTAATTGTCCAGAGCCACGGCCACCCCACTCATTCTCAACGGCTAATTGCAGAGCCGACCATCTGGAGAGGATAAGAAATATTCCTTCTTGGAATATAGGCAGCGACTCAGCTGATAGCTGCTTGCTCATAGTGTAACGCTTTGATTTAAAATATACACCGTCTCTGCAAAACCCTAAATTTGTAGTTGTTTTAGAAGTAGGGATCTGTTTGGTTTCAAGAATATATGTTGCCGAGTCGAGGATGTGTAAAGTCCAATTCCTTCTTTGTCTATCTTTGCACTTGGTTCGGTTATACTTTAACTGAATTATTATACATTTTATCGAATCCAATGTTATACTTTTGTCTGAAATCACGTGCGGTGGATCCGATTCTATATAATTTACCAATGAGAATTACCGCTTGGTAATTATTATTTtggataaattaaaaataaaactataaCAAAACTAtcattttcatattaaaattataaatttcatcTGATTTACATTTGTAATTCTTTTCaccaataataatttttaagatttatacaaataaaaaaaaatgtgcatataataataaataaaatccaACAATTTGGCGTTGTGTCCCGATAATAACTATCAAACGTTGCTCTTTTTATAAAATCTGCTCATCTCTGCAGCGGAATCAGGTTGGCATTGCCAttggagacaatgagacaacaaaCAGTGGAGTAGTGGTGAAAAAGCAGAGCAGAGCTAGCAAGAGATTTAATTTGCTCCAATATTTCATAGATTAACCTAAGAAACATTAGTAAGAATCATCAAACCCACCATCTCCCTTTCCAACTATATGAGCATAGTTTGTTAAGAAACTATATGAGCATAGTCTTTTTATTTTATCGTGAATAAAAACACATTCAGCATGAAGTTATGGATGAAAAATGCATTTAATATAATTAGATATTGCAACATATCATTAATGTGATTTATTGACTCCTAAATGTatgaattaaattgataaaattaaaatattttaattaaatatagaattttaatatatatatctataaataaataaatatttattaattattcccatatttattaattagttttaatttaatgatatatACTACAATAGTTTTTAAGAGTGTAAAGTAGATagtttatatatattattgaattaaaattaaaattaaaatttattgcatgagaatttttgtttttattttcacTCAAATTATAATACACTCATATAAAAAAGATTTCTATAAAAAATGGCAATTTAATGAGCTATGAGTATTTTTTTTTAGATTctactaataattaaaaaataaataaaataagatttttattacaaaataaattaattcgttTTTATTTTAACTCTTAAATGGATATGCTTTTTTAGGAGATGTTGGGTTTACCTTTTAGGTGTTATTAATAGCTGATAGCTGATTGACACTTAAACATGTGAATTAGAACGTTTGAtaaactttaaaaaaataaagctaGTAACTGATGAGTAACCGACACGATATCCATCACCcgcaattaaaattatttatcatcaGTTAATAAttgttttagttttattttttatttagatcacattatttatatttttttatataacttggaaatcaatattattaatattgttttatttttttcatttataatctTAAGATCTTAATTAGCACAttgtaattttgttaaaatattttttattaataaaatagaatataaaagacttatttattatgaaaaaatacattttttttagtttaaaaattttaaattaattataagattTTTTCTTTATCGataataataactatttattattttataattaaatttttaaagttatccaattatttttttaagaaatttaattattttcttaattttaataataaaataaatgatataatataataaatcaataattaaatatttaaatgatataatatattaaattaataatatatgtttaatttattaataaaataaataatataataaatttataattttatatttatttcaataataaaataaatttagtgcGTTAATTAAAACTTGTTTTCCTAAATTTTCAGTAGTATTAAGAGTAATGAAATTTTTATACATAgggataatatataatttattaataaaacttttataaatatattatttgaaTATGAGAACTCCAGGGAaaatttacatataatttcctATTATTTTATAGGCTCAGTAAAAAACTATCTTGCtaagggatatatatatatatatatatatatatataaattactataattttttttGGAAATATGTGAAtttatctaataataataataataaaccatAAAAAAATATCTATTATAAATaaacattttattatatataattataatatattatagtGAATTGTTATATCTTtttctaataattatttaaatttgttGGGAATTTGAATGAGAGCATAAGTTTTCAGCTATCACGTAATGTTTATATATATACAAGTTAATCTTATATGAAAGTTGAAGTTGACCAGAACACAGCAAATTAGTGGGGTTAAATGACTAAGATAAATTATTCTATAATTTCGGTATATTATAATAGCCCTCGTCTCAACCGCTATCAGTTACTAGCTATTAGCTAATAGTAATAATTATCAGTTATATCTATATAGCCGAtcctaaatttttgagataaagacttagttgagtatTGAGTATGAGTATTAAGagtaatgaaatttttattaataattatttttgcaAAAGGCAAAATTCCTACAaatgaatttttaattaaaaaaaatagttattaAGGAGAGACAAATCAGTAGAATGTAATTAACTTAACTAAACtattattttcatatttaaaaattataaatttcatcTAATTTACATTTGTAAGTAAATAAATGCTATGCACCAATAATAAATAAAATCGAACTGATGAAGCTAAGAAGCAAGCATTGTGTCTGGTATGATACCACCGGTCAAACATTGCTACTTTTATAAAATCTCAATGCTGGAACTGATGGAGGTGGCATTGCCATTGGAGGAAAAGAGACAACAAATGAAAATTTAGAGCTGAGATAGCAAGAGATTTAGTTTGCTCCAATATTTCATATATTAATCTAGGAAACATTAATCAGAATCATCAAACCCACCATCTCCCTTTCCAACTATATGAGCATAGTTCGTTACATAATTATATGAGcatattctttttatttaacGTGAATAAAAACACATTTAGCATGAAGCTATGAATGAAAAACGCATTTAATATAATTAGATATTACAACATATCATTAATGTGATTTATTGACTCGAATATGTATGAATTAAATTggtaaaattaaaaaagttttaattagatataaaatttaaatatatatctataaataaatatatatttattaatgatTCATATATTTATTGATGAGTTTTAGTTTAATGATATATATTACAATCGTATTCAAAAGGATAAGAGAGATAGTTTATgtattattgaattaaaattaaaatttattacaagagaTTTTTTTTGATTTCTActtaaatttgattttataataatatattcattttatataaaaaaaagattTCTATAAAAAACAATTGGCAATTTATGAGCGACgagtactttttttttttaattctactaatagttaaaaaaaataaacaaaataagattcttataaaaaaataaattatttcgtTTTTATTTTAACTATTGGATGGCTATGATTTTTTAATCTAATTAAgagtaataaaatttttattaatataaatacatagagggataacatctaatttattaataaaaattttataaataaataaatatgagaaCTCGACAAAAGAGGGAaaatttacatataatttcctatatatattttttaataagctcaaataaaaaattataatatatttagtcTTCAACTCTTTATCGACGAAGAGTTACCAAACACCCAAAATTTATACAACTCGACGcatgagttaaaaaaaaaaaaaaaggagaattaTAAAACACGACTCCTCATAAACTATCTACTTATTTACCATTAAGGCTAAAGCTTAGAGAAAGACACTTGGGTGCTTAAAACAACTCTTTATATTTTTTATGCAGGAATGaggctaaaaaataaaaaaccagTCTGGGATTTGATACAGAAATGGAGAACAATGCACTGAGAATTGACAGGATTAGTAAGCAAAAATGCATACGTTTGTGCAATAATACCctatgaaaaaaatataaaatctttAATCCTAAAAGGGACATTTGTGCAGTAATGCCCCAGGAAAATGATTTCAAAACAAGGTTCATTGTATGATCTCAGCCAAGGGTTGAGAAGGTAACAATGACTTCCTGTAATTTTTCATTCCTCTCAACTTGAGGGGACTCCACACCAATGCTTTTCGTTGCAATGCAACTACCGTTGGATGCCTTGGCTTCCAAGAGCCTGCCTGAGTTGGAGGACTCCCCATGAATTTACTACTGATCCTCATGGCAGTTGGTGTTGTCTCTGATGCTGATTGGAGTTCTGGCAATGGAGAGAACAATCTTGAATATCTGGCCTTTCTTGGGTCCTTCATGAAAGACTGTCGGCCAACAGCACCACTGCTCTTTAATCGCGAGGCAGAAGTGTGGAGTGGTGTTCTCAAGTTTGAGTTCGGATCAGGCTGGAATGTAGCAATAGATACCCGTCTCTTAGGCTGACGAACCTGTGCTGATGTTGTCATTGTAGTAGAGGGTCTAACAGCAATAGAAATACGTCTTGGTTGCAAAAGGCTTTTTGTGTCCCTTCCTGCCATTGCAGTTCTTGCAATATTTTCTTTATCCTGCACTGAAGATGGGACCACGGAAGCAGTATCTTTGGTTTTCTTGGTATGGGCAGGACTTGTTGGAGGTATGAAATTGGTGATTCTTCGCAGTGGCAGCCTCAGTTTTGAAGGACCCAAAGGTGGTTTCCTATCTACCTTGGTCTTCTCTGCTGCTCGTTTTAGAGAGGGCAATGAAGACTGCGAAGAGGCTGCAAAGGCTTTCGTTTCCTGCTTTAGTCTGGTCTTCCTTTCCTCTCCCAGCAGATTCTCAAGTTCTCGGACCTGTTGCCAAAGTCAATAACTTGTTCAGTTTTTAAATGGTCAAACTTACATAAAACATTTACTAAATTTTCATCAAGGTTGCAATTAAACTAGTTGAAGCAGTTGTACTAAAACACAATTTTGTATTAATAACACTTGTTTAAGAGGAAGCTTTAAATGACAGGTTAGTTACCTTTTCTTGAAGGCTTCTGCACTTATGTTCCCTAGCAGCAAGCCTTAACTGCATGGACTGCAAATTCTCCTGCAATTTCTTTGTTTCCTTCTCATCATGCTGTAGCTTTTCTGCCTGTTTTTACAAATTTAAGAAACctcaattgaatcaatttgaaGCAAACTGAAAAGTTAGCTTCAACAAGAATACCCACCATTTGCTTGTACTTGAACAGCTCAGTGAAATCTGCCTGCTTGCGAGCAGGGCCAGTTTCAATTCCCCGAACTCGACTGGCAAAATTCAACGAGCACAGAGTCTCCCCAAGGTCAGCAGCACTTGGGCTTATCTGGACAAACATCAATGTCTTGCAATCTCCTCCTGCATCTCAGGTTCCAGTTAGCATCcttattgaaagaaaaaaaaaaaaaaaaagcctacaATTCTACCTAGCAATTATAGCACATTTACTAATCTGAGGATTTACAGACAACTTATTGCTTAATAAAGAAAAATGTTTACCTAGAGAGCTCTGTAGCATATGAGTGAGCTTTGAGTTCCTGATTTACACACAACAAAAATGTTGATaagatataataaattttttaagacATGTATTGTTTGTAATTGatggacagagagagagagaaaaagaccTGTAAGGAATGTGGCCTGTTTTTGATGCAAGTGCAGAGATAACATCACCAAGCGCTGAGAGAGATTTATTTATAAATTGAGATTCCTTCAACCTTTCTCCTTCAACTTCTATCTTCGCCACACGCTCACT comes from the Hevea brasiliensis isolate MT/VB/25A 57/8 chromosome 5, ASM3005281v1, whole genome shotgun sequence genome and includes:
- the LOC110644511 gene encoding uncharacterized protein LOC110644511; translated protein: MSKQLSAESLPIFQEGIFLILSRWSALQLAVENEWGGRGSGQLADQLGSDIFSWFTQSKEPLYIDDLENILDEGMLSLNTMIEDGSVEEVAEKLMIMHEECLEGNYNYIEKLRQAGPRTGAHQHIRKAADDDSDEEEEEEEEDVDDRSNMAVDAPPKFQSKANQVNMQVDDGSQEAQGEDGWTVVSSRKNRSKKN
- the LOC110644508 gene encoding kinesin-like protein KIN-14S, whose product is MDDPTVELILGNCNHTIPICDSKPNLSSFSEIDEETANSMSEDSASSRNQETSLKGPTLPILQKIINLSYQIQNLKKEHAILSNQVKTVSTDSFPGPEVLDTLQLLSNEYELLKKKYQEESSERRRLYNEVIELKGNIRVFCRCRPLNQVEIASDCNCVVEFDSSLDNELHIISSDSSKKQFKFDHVFRPEDNQEAVFAQTKPIVTSVLDGYNVCIFAYGQTGTGKTFTMEGTPEKRGVNYRTLEELFRISQERSGVMRYELFVSMLEVYNEKIRDLLVENSNQPPKKLEIKQAAEGTQEVPGLIEARVYGTEEVWELLKSGSRARSVGSTSANELSSRSHCLLRVTVKGQSLIDGQKTRSHLWLVDLAGSERVAKIEVEGERLKESQFINKSLSALGDVISALASKTGHIPYRNSKLTHMLQSSLGGDCKTLMFVQISPSAADLGETLCSLNFASRVRGIETGPARKQADFTELFKYKQMAEKLQHDEKETKKLQENLQSMQLRLAAREHKCRSLQEKVRELENLLGEERKTRLKQETKAFAASSQSSLPSLKRAAEKTKVDRKPPLGPSKLRLPLRRITNFIPPTSPAHTKKTKDTASVVPSSVQDKENIARTAMAGRDTKSLLQPRRISIAVRPSTTMTTSAQVRQPKRRVSIATFQPDPNSNLRTPLHTSASRLKSSGAVGRQSFMKDPRKARYSRLFSPLPELQSASETTPTAMRISSKFMGSPPTQAGSWKPRHPTVVALQRKALVWSPLKLRGMKNYRKSLLPSQPLAEIIQ